GGATCGGCTACGTATCTCCAAATTTCAGCCTTCACTCCGTAGGTTTCTTTATCGCTCCGGTAATTGCCAGGCATGACCGGAAACGAATTACTGTCGTATGTTACTCTGACATAAAGCATCCCGATGCCGTAACAAAACAATTCGAAACTTATGCAGATATCTGGCGAGATATTAATGGAAAACCCGATGAGGAAGTTATCGAGCTCATAAAAACCGACCGAATTGATATTCTCGTTGACCTCGCCGGACATACTGATGGCAACAGGTTATCACTCTTCGCTCGCAAACCTGCACCGTTGCAAATAACCTATCTCGGCTATCCGAATACAACCGGATTGCCAGCAATCGATTACAGAATAACCGATACCTACGCGGACCCGCAAGGATTAACGGATAAATACTATTCCGAAAACCTTTTCCGCCTGCCATCAACTTTTCTTTGCTATCAGCCACACAATAACTGCCCTGAAGTAGGAGAGCTTCCCTTCTTTAAAAACGGTTTCCTCACCTTCGGCTCATTCAGCATTCTCGCAAAAATAAATTCCACGGTTATCCGGCTCTGGTCCACTATTTTAAACACCATACCTAATAGCCGTCTCATTCTTAAAACTCAAGGGCTCTTGTTCGATGAAACACTACAAAAGTACCAGGCATTATTTGCGGAAAACGGTATCGCCTCCGAACGAATTACCTTCAAAGAATACCTCCCCTACGAACAGCATATGAACATTTATAATTCGATAGACATAAGTCTTGATACTTTCCCTTATAATGGAACCGCTACAACTTGTGAATCGCTCTGGATGGGTGTCCCGGTAATCACACTCGAAGGGAATACCCATGTATCCCGCGTCGGGGTCAGCTTACTCTCGAACATCGGACTTTCTTCGTTTATTGCCCAATCTCAAGAAGAATATACCGCCATAGCTATCAATCTAGCGAACACTCCGGATATATTGTATAACATCAGAAAAAACTTGCGGGAGATGATGCGCCAATCAAGGATCATGGACACTCAGCATTTTACCCAAGATTTAGAAACTGCTTATACTGAAATGTGGATGCATTATTGTTCAAATGCTGCTGATTAACGGGATTACCCCCCGTCAGCCTGCACCAAAATTGTTGTTCCATCGCTTTTATACGCCGTTAACGTATAGTTTTCGGCCTCAACCGTATACGTTATCTTGCCTTCTGAATCAGCAATACTAAACTGTTGCCCGGTGAATGGGTTCTTCGGTATCTTCGTGATATAGCCGGCTTCCTGAAATACTTCGAACAACCCTGCCCCAGTAGCTTTATCAGGAAGGTAATGGCCATTATCAAGATAGTAGCTTTCGAGAAGTGTTTGCAGTCGAAATACATTCGATTTCAGAGCCATTTCGTTTGATTTGTTCCTCACATTCTTTATGTTTGGGATCATTACCATGGTAAGCATAGCAATGATAGAACACACTAACAAAAGCTCAACCACTGTAAATCCTTTATTATTCATTAGATTCTCCTTTATTTTATAAATTTGCTGTCCTGCCTTCACGCATATACCTAATAGGAAACTAAAAGCAGTATAATTCGGCAACTATTTTACGTCAAGTAAATATTTACCTCAATATTTAACGATAGATATTACATTAAAATTGACAGCGATTCACTTTTCATATATTCTCTGAATTAATTTTAAATAAGGAAATAGCTATGGATGAAAAATTTTTAAGTGAACTTCTCAACAAATATAAAGATGACAAGCTCTCTTTCGAAGAAACCTTAGCTATCTTAAAAAAAGTACCCTTTGAAGACATCGGGTTCGCAAAAGTAGACCATCACCGCTCTCTGAGAAAAGGATTTCCGGAAGTTATTTACTGCCCGGGAAAAACCCCTGAGCAGATTAAAGCGATTATCGAAAAAATGCTCCCCTACAGTGAGAATGTGCTCGCCACCAGAGCGACAAATGACGTCTATGAGTTCCTGAAACCAGCCTTTCAGGACATTGTTTACAATGCAGATGCACGGATTATTTATTTCAAAAGAAAAATCAAACTTAAAACACAAAAAAACATTACTGTCCTCAGCGCAGGTACTGCCGATATCCCCGTAGCCGAAGAAGCTGCGCTTACAGCCGAATTTTTGGGAAATCCGGTTAACCGTATCTACGATATCGGTGTTGCCGGACTACATCGAGTATTTGCCCATCTCCCCAAAATAAACGAGGCTAACATTTTAATTATTGTAGCAGGAATGGAAGGCGCGCTGCCAAGCGTTGTCGCAAGCCTTACCGACAAACCGGTAATCGCCGTCCCGACAAGTATTGGCTATGGAACGAACTTCAATGGCTTAACTCCGCTTTTCGCGATGCTTAATAGCTGTGTCACCGGACTTACGCTCGTCAACATCGATAACGGTTTCGGAGCAGGCTGTTTTGCAAGCCTTATCAATAAATAGCACATTGAGCGATACGAGAACCGCCCCGGCACTTATAATATACATGAGTGAACCAAGATAACTATACTAAAAAGTTAGTTATCGCCGAGAAAAACCCGTTGAGATCATTTGATCAATGCTTAAAAGGGAAAAAAATGATTGCACTCTTTAATTGCCATTCCGGAATAGCGGGAAATATGTTCCTCGGCGCACTCCTCCATGCCGGGGTACCAATGGATTATCTTATCACCAACTTAAAAACTCTCGATCTCCCGCCTTGGGACCTTTTCGTTACACATCCGATGATTAATGGCATAAAAACCACCTTTGTCGAGATAACCTACCAGCAAGGTCATCACCATCGCGGAGTTACAAGGATAAAACAACTTATTACGGCTGCTTCGCTGCCGCTCCACGTCAAAGAAACCAGCATCAAAGCCTTCGAACTGCTTGCCAGCGCCGAAGCATGTGCGCACGGAATACCGGAGGAAACCGTTCATTTCCATGAAGTCGGCGCAATCGATGCAATTATAGATATTGTCGGATCATTCCTGGGTATCCATTACCTGTCTATCCGCGAGGTATTTGCAACACCCATCAATATCGGAGGCGGACTCGCCAAATGTGCTCATGGTTCAATCCCGGTACCTGTTCCCGCAGTAAGTGCTCTTTTGAAAGGAATGCCGATATTCTCAAGCACTAACAGCTACGAACTTACGACGCCTACAGGCGCAGCAATTCTTGCTGCACTCAAGCCTTCTTTCTCCCCAATACCGATTGCTTCACC
The sequence above is drawn from the Candidatus Margulisiibacteriota bacterium genome and encodes:
- the larB gene encoding nickel pincer cofactor biosynthesis protein LarB, translated to MDEKFLSELLNKYKDDKLSFEETLAILKKVPFEDIGFAKVDHHRSLRKGFPEVIYCPGKTPEQIKAIIEKMLPYSENVLATRATNDVYEFLKPAFQDIVYNADARIIYFKRKIKLKTQKNITVLSAGTADIPVAEEAALTAEFLGNPVNRIYDIGVAGLHRVFAHLPKINEANILIIVAGMEGALPSVVASLTDKPVIAVPTSIGYGTNFNGLTPLFAMLNSCVTGLTLVNIDNGFGAGCFASLINK
- the larC gene encoding nickel pincer cofactor biosynthesis protein LarC encodes the protein MIALFNCHSGIAGNMFLGALLHAGVPMDYLITNLKTLDLPPWDLFVTHPMINGIKTTFVEITYQQGHHHRGVTRIKQLITAASLPLHVKETSIKAFELLASAEACAHGIPEETVHFHEVGAIDAIIDIVGSFLGIHYLSIREVFATPINIGGGLAKCAHGSIPVPVPAVSALLKGMPIFSSTNSYELTTPTGAAILAALKPSFSPIPIASPRASGYGAGSYRHEDANYLNLIILEKKEGPQNTTITEIETNIDDTNPEVYDLLIEKLLELGAVDVFLTPIIMKKSRPAIKLSVLCHEATMPALIHEILAQTGTFGLRISQKERTMLDSSFETIQTEWGAVPFRVGKFKGSVISIKPEYEICKTIAKEYNIPLKKLLHLLNKKGEALYDI